A window of the Xenopus laevis strain J_2021 chromosome 9_10L, Xenopus_laevis_v10.1, whole genome shotgun sequence genome harbors these coding sequences:
- the LOC108701912 gene encoding olfactory receptor 1G1, with protein sequence MENQTTVYTLVLAGLSDLSSLQLPLFLVFLLIYVMTLTGNLLILLLIFTDSHLHTPMYFFLGTLACLDMSYSSVTVPRMLFDLLRERRIISIPACITQIYFFTFFIASDISVLAVMSYDRYIAICHPLHYMQIINWNICVQLVSGVLLCSAIYSLVHTLFLTKLNFCLPNVLQSFFCDLPQLLEVSCSDTFINVLLIFLFGILIGVGILGVTFYPYITIISTVLKITSKHMRSKTFSTCSSHLTVVFVFYTTIFFNYFRSNANDHLVEDKVASVFFAILTPSLNPVIYSLRNQELKLSLRRALQRLQ encoded by the coding sequence ATGGAAAACCAAACAACAGTGTATACCTTGGTTCTCGCTGGTTTGTCTGATCTATCAAGCCTCCAACTTCCTCTGTTCCTGGTGTTCCTCTTGATCTATGTAATGACTCTGACTGGGAACCTTCTCATCCTTCTCCTGATCTTCACTGATTCCCATCTCCacacccccatgtacttcttccttGGAACCCTGGCATGTCTGGATATGAGTTACTCCTCAGTCACTGTCCCAAGAATGCTCTTTGATTTACTCAGAGAAAGAAGAATCATTTCCATACCAGCTTGTATAACTCAGATCTACTTCTTCACATTTTTCATTGCATCTGATATATCTGTGCTGGCagtgatgtcctatgacagatacatTGCTATATGTCACCCTCTTCACTACATGCAAATAATAAACTGGAACATTTGTGTTCAGCTTGTATCAGGTGTGTTGCTTTGTAGTGCAATATATTCCTTGGTTCACACTCTTTTTTTAACTAAACTGAATTTTTGTCTCCCAAATGTTTTGCAAAGTTTCTTTTGTGACCTGCCCCAGTTGCTTGAGGTCTCCTGTAGTGACACATTCATCaatgtattgcttatatttctcTTTGGAATTCTGATTGGAGTAGGAATTTTAGGAGTCACTTTTTACCCATACATCACTATAATCTCCACTGTATTgaaaattacttcaaaacacaTGAGATCCAAAACTTTCTCTACCTGCTCCTCTCATCTAACTGTGGTCTTTGTATTTTACACTACTATTTTCTTCAACTACTTTCGTTCAAATGCAAATGATCATTTAGTCGAGGACAAAGTAGCTTCTGTATTTTTTGCAATATTAACTCCCTCTCTCAATCCTGTGATCTACAGTCTAAGGAACCAGGAACTCAAATTATCTCTAAGAAGAGCTTTACAAAGACTACAATAG
- the LOC121397983 gene encoding olfactory receptor 5B12-like, whose product MENQTTVYKLVLAGLCNLPSLQLPLFLVFLLIYLITLTGNLLILLLIFNDSHLHSPMYFFLGTLACLDMSYSSVTVPRMLFDLLRERRIISMPACITQIYFFTFFIASDMSVLAVMSYDRYIAICHPLHYMQIINWNICVQLVSGVLLCSAIYSLVHTLFLTKLNFCHSNVLQSFFCDLPQLLEVSCSDTFINVLLIFLLGILIGVGILGVTFYPYIPIISTVLKMTSKHTRSKTFQTCSSHLTVVFIFYTTSFFNYFRSNANDHLVEDKVASVFFAILIPCLNPVIYSLRNQELKLSLRRALRRLQ is encoded by the coding sequence ATGGAAAACCAAACAACAGTGTATAAATTGGTTCTCGCTGGTCTGTGTAATCTTCCAAGTCTTCAGCTTCCTCTGTTTCTGGTGTTTCTCCTGATCTACCTTATAACTCTGACTGGGAACCTTCTCATCCTTCTCCTGATCTTCAATGATTCACATCTTCActcccccatgtacttcttccttGGAACCCTGGCATGTCTGGATATGAGTTACTCCTCAGTCACTGTCCCAAGAATGCTCTTTGATTTACTCAGAGAAAGAAGAATCATTTCCATGCCAGCTTGTATAACTCAGATCTACTTCTTCACATTTTTCATTGCATCTGATATGTCTGTGCTGGCagtgatgtcctatgacagatacatTGCTATATGTCACCCTCTTCACTACATGCAAATAATAAACTGGAACATTTGTGTTCAGCTTGTATCGGGTGTGTTGCTTTGTAGTGCAATATATTCCTTAGTGCACACTCTTTTTTTAACTAAACTGAATTTTTGTCACTCAAATGTTTTGCAAAGTTTCTTTTGTGACCTGCCCCAGTTGCTTGAGGTCTCCTGTAGTGACACATTCATCaatgtattgcttatatttctcCTTGGAATTCTGATTGGAGTAGGAATTTTAGGAGTCACCTTTTACCCATACATCCCTATAATCTCCACTGTATTGAAAATGACTTCAAAACACACAAGATCCAAAACATTCCAAACCTGCTCCTCTCATCTAACTgtggtctttatattttacactacTAGTTTCTTCAACTACTTTCGCTCAAATGCAAATGATCATTTAGTCGAGGACAAAGTGGCTTCTGTATTTTTTGCAATATTAATTCCCTGTCTCAATCCTGTGATTTATAGTCTGAGGAACCAGGAACTCAAATTATCTCTGAGAAGAGCTTTACGAAGACTACAATAG
- the LOC121397984 gene encoding olfactory receptor 146-like gives MENQTTVYKLVLTGLFDLPILQLPLFLVFLQVYLITLTGNLLILLLIFTDSHLHTPMYFFLGTLAGLDMSYSSVTVPRMLFDLLRERRIISVAACITQIYFFIFFIASEMSVLAVMSYDRYIAICWPLYYMQIINRNVCVQLVSGVLLFSAIYSSLHTLFLTKLTFCLPNVLQSFFCDVPQLLEVSCSDTFINVLLIFLLGTVFGVGILGVTFYPYISIINTILKITSKHTRSKTFSTCSSHLTVVFIFYTTIFFNYFRPNANDHLVEAKLASVFFAILTPCLNPVIYSLRNQELKLCLRRALHRLQ, from the coding sequence ATGGAAAACCAAACAACAGTGTATAAATTGGTTCTCACTGGACTATTTGATCTTCCAATTCTTCAGCTTCCTCTGTTCCTGGTGTTTCTCCAGGTCTATCTCATAACTCTGACTGGGAACCTTCTCATCCTTCTCCTGATCTTCACTGATTCCCATCTCCacacccccatgtacttcttccttGGAACTCTGGCAGGTCTGGATATGAGTTACTCCTCAGTCACTGTTCCAAGAATGCTATTTGATTTACTCAGAGAAAGAAGAATCATTTCTGTAGCAGCTTGTATAACTCAGATCTACTTCTTCATATTTTTCATTGCATCAGAGATGTCTGTGCTGGCagtgatgtcctatgacagatacatTGCCATTTGTTGGCCTCTTTACTACATGCAGATAATAAACCGGAATGTTTGTGTTCAGCTTGTATCAGGTGTGTTGCTTTTCAGTGCAATATATTCCTCGCTGCACACTCTTTTTCTAACTAAACTGACCTtttgcctcccaaatgttttgcaAAGTTTCTTTTGTGATGTTCCCCAGTTGCTTGAGGTCTCCTGTAGTGACACATTCATCaatgtattgcttatatttctcCTTGGAACAGTGTTTGGAGTAGGAATTTTAGGAGTCACCTTTTACCCATATATCTCAATAATCAACACTATACTGAAAATTACTTCTAAACACACAAGATCCAAAACATTCTCCACCTGCTCCTCTCATCTAACTgtggtctttatattttacactacTATTTTCTTCAACTACTTTCGCCCAAATGCAAATGATCATTTAGTTGAGGCCAAATTGGCTTCTGTATTTTTTGCAATATTAACTCCCTGTCTCAATCCTGTGATCTACAGTCTGAGGAACCAGGAACTCAAATTATGCCTAAGAAGAGCTTTACATAGGCTACAATAG